GAAGACTTCTgacttttcttttaagaaatagacctatgtcattctagagaagtcatcattgaagaggatgaaatacATGTTGTTATGATGTGAAGGTGTTCTCATCGGTCTACAAACATTAGTATGAATCAACTCCAATAAGTCTTTTGCTTTCCATGCTTTGTCTGTCGAGAATGGTAATCAGTGTTGTTTATCGAGGAGACATCCTTCGcatgattcattattctccTTCAAGCATGGAATATCTTTCATCATGTTTTTGTGATATAGAAGCTATAAGGCATGTGTTGAAGTGACCAAATCTTCtatgccaaagccatgagtcATCAACTTCTGCCTTCATGGCAATATTAGTTCAAGGTTTGAAGCTTATAGGACAACTTCTATTTCTCTGCTCCATTTTTACTTggccaatttctatcattttactgtcataaattttgcatgtatctttctcaaaatgaagagaatatcaattctccatcatttggccaatacttaaaagattttctttaagattgGGAACTAGTAAAACATCCTTGATGAATTTCGTACCTTTCTTTGTCTTCACCATGAAAGTTCCTTTGCCTCGGGAGTCCACTGTGGTGCCCTTTCCTAACTGAACTTTGACATTGacagatttatcaatgtctttgaagatgtTTTGATCTTTCGCCATGTGATTATTGCATCCACTATCCCAGTACCAACTTCCTTTTCCATTTGGAGATTCTTGATTGACGAAGAATAAGAATTTCTCTTGATTATGTTCTTCCGCAAAGTTTGCTTGATGCTTATTTTTATTACGACAATACTTCTCTACGTGACCAATTTTCTTACAATACTAACATTGAGGTTTTCCATGATGccatcaatctttttccaagtgACTTGTCTTTTTATAGATGTCATATGGAGGATATATTCCTTGATGAGTCATAAAGAAGCTTctagaattttctttatttatagaaatttcttctctacttttatttccttcatattctttattttaagaccgcaattttagttttgattgaaagaAATTTTCAACCGAGTATTCTCCAtgccttttcaatctttgttcataagcttcaaGAGAGCCCATTAGTTGTATTATTGACAATGTagccaaatcttttgtttgtcCAATCGTGGTTGCGATTGCATCATACTTTTGgggaataaaaattaaaattttctcaacgatttttttgtcaagaatattttccccAACGGCTCTCATCTGACTAACTATTTCTTTCATTCTAGAATAGTACTCTTTAATAGTCTCAGAATCcttcattcttatttattcaaactctcgtcttagagaatgaagttCAACATTGCATACCTCATCAGTTCCTTGAAACTCCTCTTGTATTATGTTCCAAGCTTGCTTTGCACTTTTAACACCAATTATCCTTGaaaaaattgtgtcatcaaTTCCTTGTTGAAGAGCAAATAAAGCCCTTGAATCCTTCTGCTTGTTTTccttcaactccttcttttgagctACAGTAAGAGTGGAAATGTCTTCTGGAATAGTGAACCCCTCTTCTATAATATCCCATAAATCTTGATAGCAgaagaatgtcttcattttgacactcTAGAAATCATAATTCTCCTGTAAAAATAGGTActggaattgatgatgtttgattggTAGCAGCCATGAGTTGAGAAAATATGTTGGAAGTAGTATAAAATGAGTTATTGTTTTAaagtagttgaaaattttatctacgcCAGTAGATGATCAAACGTAGCTCTGGTACCATTGTTAGtattttgaggttgtgaaaTGAATAATTGATGGTGTAGAGAAAATGTAGACATAGTGGAATGTAGAGAAAATGTtgaagtagtagttggaagaagtgttgtagttgtcttagTTGTTATAGATGTTAGTTTCTTACTTCAAATAATAGTATACATGGATATTTATAGACTCCATGTCTCTTTCATGACTATTCTAGAAAATTCTAGCTAGAACTTAAGTAGAAAGTTCTAGACTTTCTACCTATGAAGAACTTTCTTgattttttcttcctatcttaggtttttctataatattctagaacttgtattacatttcaAGTCTTCTATCTAAGAAGTTTctacatatattttatcatgCATTAGAACAATCAGAATACAAAATTACTTAATTCAgtaatatttatcataattaagtGGACATAATAAGTTTCAGATGTTCCAAACTCAACACAATACTCTAAATTTCCAACACCActaaatacaattaaataaagTTCATAACACTTCCAATTAATTTATTGCAATAGCTAGAGTactaaaaaataacttttaaatcaAGTTAGCATTACAACAACTTACTTAGACCTCTAATCAtccaaatcacaaaaaataacttattataaTCCACAAGATGATAGTAATTGAAACTGAACGTACCagaatcaataattaaaatgaaccAAAAATTAAACTACACCTCCCTTTAAATTAGCGCATCATTTATAATACATATAAAAACCAAAACTCAACCAACCTTCCCCAAAACAATTTATCCACAaccagaaataaaaaaaaatagcaagACAAATCCTCCACAAATAATTCAAGCTCATGTATAATCCTTAACACTAAACAATTCTATATATATCAACCATCTATAACGAATAACGTCACAACATTTCAGAATCAATCAAAAGTCCATTAGTTCCCCATTTCTCATCTCCACGAACCATTTTCAACATCGTGGACAACAACCCAAAATTTTTTTGCAAACATTATAAAAACACATGACATGACTAGAGTATCTCCCCATACCCGGGGTGTTTTCGTCATCTTCGCAAATAACTCTACCCTTGACCACTCTCAATGATCACAGTTCTAGGATttggtccaaaagagagaaaaaacaaaattgaagaagaagaactatGTCAACAGGGAAAGAATGGAGTAACTAAGATGACCTAGAAACCATAACCCCGTAGAGATGAAacgtttttttataataaactgATGTCTTACCTAAAGAAAAGATCAGATGCAAGATTGTCATTGAGATGGATGCAGGATTGTCGTTCAAAGAGCGAGGTAGGGCTGACGTTGAAAGGAACCCTGCAAAGGTGAACGCTACGAAACAAACACGAAACCGAGATAGGGTTACGAACCAAACAAGATCATGGAGAACGCTGCATAGGAAGCAAATGAGAATGCGACGGAGAACCCTATAGGAGAAGCAAAGGAGAACACTCGAAGAAGAGAACATGAGCAAGtgaaaatcttcttttcaacatttttttaatagttcatCGACAAAGTGTATCTTAAAAATCGTTGTGTATTTTGTCTTagatagatagcgctttttaaaaaaaaagtgttatctATTGTGTAGAAATAGATAACGTTTTTTTCAAAAAGCGTTATCTATTGGTCTACTTTGAATTATGagtaaaaaaagtaatattaattacCTATACATAATGTTTTTCCAGGAAAGTAATATCTATTGTCATAGGCTtagatagcgcttatttaaaaaaacattatccaTTGTTCCGTACATTCATATATagttcttatttaaaaaagtgatgACTATTAGGTGTTATCTATGGTCAGTTTTGTAGTTATGTGTATTCTTGCTAATTGAAGTGAGTGCATTTAAACCTAGACTTTTCTGTATTTGAGCTGGCTTTAGGGTTATTTCCTTTTGTTTGACCTTGCTAGTTTCGATTATAAGCTATCATTATTGTGTTGTCATGAGATTTCAGATTCACCTTTCAAAGTTGCTTGACGTAGCCTCTTAACGAATCAATCCATAATTCTCCAACTTTGGGACACGTTCTTTGCATAAAATCTCTCCACGATTTTGTTCAAACTCACCAACTAATCAAGTAAGAAATATGTACACCCTTTAGTCATCAAATAGATTTCTTGTAAATTGTAACATATTCAGGAACTTTATGACCACTTTACACGATGATCTAATTCTTGAAAATTTCTTATCAGTTCTCTGTAATAATGCGAGAGAGGCCTACCACTATATTTGGTACTGAAGGACTTAAATTGACTTTATTCAATTTagtcataatatttttctcttattcaATTTCATCATAATATTTGTCAGTTgtttgaacaaatgtacttttttacaaatgaatagagaggagatgttaataataattttacaagtattgaatcttgaattgtctcGTTGTACAAGTATCTGCAATCGTCGAAAGATTTCAGGATTTTAAGACGAAATTGACGTCAATATATATCTTCGAAGCAAGAAAAATGAAACTCCATGTTTAAATATAAGGCAATTGACGAAGAAACTTGGCATCAATTTGTACAAAGTCGTACATCAAAGTCGTTGCAGGTAAATGTAgcaaaaatcattcaattcatcattcacaACTTTATATCGTAACAATTGTTTTATTATGTCACAGAAAATAAGGTCTAAAGCATAGGGTATAAatgctcaaaataaaaatccaaactTATTATCTCATGGTGGATACAGGAAGCTTGAAGAGAAAACAATCAAGCAGAAGTTGGACAGTAGGCTCCCACTTTTTGAGGGTCTCGTGAACCTCCTCCTCTatcaccaccatctcggcatGAGAAGTCAAAGTTAGCCCGTCTACGATCATGAGGCCCCTACACTTCTAATAGTGCTAGAGAAATATCaaaaagaattgtaagataTTATTTCTCTTATTTTGACAAGATTTTTGTTATACATATTGCATAgatctttaaaataattctgAAGTTTTGTTATGATACATGACTTCTTGGTTGAggagagctcccaaggtcaattcactcAAGAAGGTTGTCAGGATATTTTTGCCATTGTTATTGGATGACATGAGCACCCATGGCAAGTGCGTGCTGCTGGAACTGGCATAGGCATTAGACAATTCTTTGGGAGTTCCTCACGTCACCCTATATACACATTCAGTCAAGAGTATGAACAAAGGCTGAAGTAGGATATTAGAAAGAAGGTCAAGGAGGAGTTGTACGTTGAAGTCACTTCAAAAGTAACTGAAAGGGTTATGCGCCAATTTTGGCAAGAGTTTGAGAGTTATGGCATTCGTTTGCAAccatctcctgtagcggaacatgttgtgcctcccacaggtaaacttaataatcatttttgtttattaatttactttttgtataagCTAACAATTAATTTGACAAGTAGAAGCGACAAAGAAAGTTGTTCAACTCCAAGCGTCCCAAGGGACGACATAGACGAATCTCGTGGCTCATGGCACAATCTTTGAGCCAGTCACTCTAGTTCATGGTATGAAGCTAGGAGAAGATGAGGTGGTCACAGTTGATAAAATTGTTGTACCATATGTGTTTGGAAGAGACTCAGAGATCTCGTTGTAAGCAAGATGTTCAGGAGCTTGTGTCGAGGAGAGAAAAACTTAATGATACCATCATTCAGTTGTGGATAATGTAAGCCTATgaacacttatttatataaaattgatttatcaagttacttatatcaaaTCATTTCTTGATTTCAGGTATTTGTTTGGTGTAACTAACAAGATGGGGTTcaatgatgtatatgggttcattgaccccaaAATGACTCACGaaggaaataaatttgatgatcactagtacaaaaacaacgtacaacgtcgaatattttgggccttTCACGTTGAATTCGAGAATGACGTCATATcaagagacgttaaattgacgtcgaatttaaaaaattggacgttaaatttaacgtcgaagTTTATCAATAAATGacgttaattaatttttttaattaattgtgatccttttttacaactctacgagacctgaaaatcagaaaaataacaaattttagtttttggtattttgtaaagcatgaactatgaacgtgtaatatagtatcaacaacaaacaacaatgacacacaacaaacaagttcaatcaacaACAAagaagttcaaccaaacaacaacaacaacaaacaagttcaaccaaacaacaacaaacaagttcaaaaaataacaacaaacaagttcaacaaataagttcttcaaaacgaaaacgaaaacaaaaactaaccttggttcatcggaataaagtgttgccacaagtgagagagaaagcaaaatgtGCCTATGAAAGATAGGAACATGAAAATACTCGgccaaaacaaacgaaaatcatacctaaagtaataaattaacatgcatttgtatcaaatgaaaaaagattacatgtgatggtcgtcaaacttcgttcgagaaaagtttgagcagagaagagggtctcacgcgctaagataaagtgaatgaattttcaatctcccgctcaaatttttattgaattccaTAACCTTTTGACGTATGACGttggggcattcgacgttttatatccttttacatcgaattacaattctaaacgacgtttaataattgcatctatttacaaaaatgtcaccggtcatttttaacgttcgCTATTGAGTGGTttgacgttgaacgcgtgaggttatatgttgtttttgcaTTAATAGATATCCAAGCATACATCACTAGTTGTTTTGAAATGGGGAAGAAGCTATATATTttatcccttatatagttgggtaagtgaagtttttTAATTCTAAACCTTCATTTGTGATTTTAgtatataacaattaagttattaccaatttcaagCAGCATTAGCAGCTACTTGTGGTTTCCATAACGGAGAACATTGTTGTAtagttttgttcattgcacaagtctcctcccaaccCTCTCAAAcaagtagtagattggtaagaacctccatgtttgcactttctttcttatataaatgTGCTTTAATGCCATTTATTTAATCGTTTTCTTGCAGCACATATGATGTTGTCTGGGAGATCAACTGCTAAAGCCAAAAAGCTTGCATGGTTgacccttaaggtttggtattttagtccatattttgttacattttgtacCATTTCAATGATGTtccttaacattttataattatgatgatatattgtagtgtaatagtcAAAGTAGGTCATCATCcaatacattttataattattaaattttttctctatagtttacaattcatatacactaattgaaattcATATACAGAGATTCAATTCTACTACttcaattccagagaagtcccTTAAACACATAAGGAAAGCACTTACAAAATACGTAATTCAACTCtataataatatgtatatattaggatatagtaagttctacaTTAGAGTATTTATGATTATGTTACATTTGTACATTGGAttttgatttatgcttctaagttgatttatgattataattctATGTacattaaattgatttatgatttattataatttttattgaaaatatgctTCTAGACTATTCTAGGCAATTTTGAAATATGTAGGTCTGCTTCTGTAGTTGGGATTGTTGCaaaaacaaacttgtttttaaaaaaatcacgtAGAATAGGAAACATTTATGACCACAATCGAGGCAGTATGCCCTCTATGGCATCGGTTATGTCCACAACCAAGGCAGTAAGGCTGACGAAAAAACAACCCCTCTATTGCCTTGGTTTAGTAACCAAGACAGAAGACCCCCATCTACTGCAAAAAATGCCTTTAATGTCTATTATTTTGGACATTCAACGTCCAACATAACACCAACGTCTTATTGGGAGATGTCAATTTGATGTCGGATGTTCTTAACAAACGTCATTTGACATCGGTTTTAACACTAATAGACGTCccatttacttttaaaaaaaatattttcacaataaAACCATACCTGAAATACATAAAATGTTCCCAACACATCACAAAATGATATATACTATGCATTTCAAGTCATTATAATACTAAACAACCTAAAAAGCAATcccaaataataacaaatatactAACGTTCTTGAAGGGTTGAAAACAGAAATCACCAAAAGAGAATGAGCACAAGCAATGCAGAATGGGCACAAGTAATGAAGAGGGAAAGCATTACCGCTTGGGTCCGAGAACTCATACACAAGAACTGCACCAAAAAGccaatgaaaacaaattttaattagtgCATTCTGGAGTGGGTGAAAATGTAGGGTATTTGACATCGGCCCCCCTCCCAACCGACGTCAAAGTGCTCTAAGACTTCGGCCCCCTTCCATCCGATGTCTAAGTGGTAAAAACAAATGAATACTGACGCGTAAATTGAGGTAATTCCGCATCTTTCTGATGTTTGTGTGAGGGGGGTCAATTTCTAACTAGCAATAAAATAATGACTTTTCAGTTTTGTATGTAGACCATTTGACGTCTGACCTTGGGGAGCCGACGTCTATACCTTATTTGACGTCAACCAACTTCTATGATgacgttttatttacaaaactaccATCGGTAATTGTTTACgttgaattttcttttgttagacgttaaacgcgtgatgttaaatgttatttttacacTAGTCTagcgaaaaataaaaataaaaaaaggaacaCCCTCTACTGCCTCAATTGGAAATGAACTGAGGCAAAAGCACACACCTTTTAGTCTTGGTTCAGAACCAAGATAAAAAGCCTATCACTTTTTGTCTCGCCTGTATATACCTCGATTGCGAAACCGCAACGGATAGACGAAAAGAACTGCTGTCATTTTCTTTTAGTGCACTAGTGTGTACATATCTTATCTTATgtgttgttttaaaaaatatataataaaaataaatttataattaaatggaataaataattattaaaataataatattgagaGTTATTAAATAGGATGGGTTTCAAATATACCAAAGtcttctttatatattaattcattCAAATGTTGTTCTACAGACATATAAGTGGACAAGaagaaaatagttatatttcttCGAATATGTTGATAAATAAAACTCTTATCCATTGAAATGTTGTTCTATAGTAGTATTCTATTTGTCTGTTATccattgaaaaaatatatcaataaaaatgtACGAATTCttcataagaaaaatataaaaacaaaaaatgtaagaaaattcCTACAACAAACCATAActtattcattcatataattttttttttgaaaaaatgacttatttttttgtaaattagaaaaaaaaaagatagtatttttttgttgaagaaaCTTTGAAGGATTAGACATTGTAGTCTTGATTTCTAGTATTCGTCACCGTAGCTCAACATGCCACATCACGTTTCCACTTTCCTTTTGCACCTCACTCCATATCTCCCATGAACCTCATTCCTAAATAATGaaaactatgttttttttttataaattaactttcatCCATATGTAATATGTGTTTAAAAAATAGGcgaaatattttgtaataatttttaataacttatatatttaaattatcaacaaaattgattcaaattattaagaaaatgatCCTtctaaaattctttaaaaaaaatatttaaagattacatttaattttagagACAAGTgtataaattgaaattgaaaatatagAAGAGCACGTTGACACCATTAAGAAGCCATAAAAGTGCGTGAGCATATTTAAATCGGCAATATATAGTCTATGAGCCTAAATTTAATATTACAGCTTTGAGCATAATAATAACTAACTCCTACCAAACGAGTTATTCTGAATATGAGTGATTAGCCATGTTTTTGTCAACACTCATATTATAACTAGTTGAATCACTCCATGATATTTCGTCAGAGTTAATTGTACCACCATGTTCTAACATTTCATGAGGATAAAAGGATGGCTTTGGAGGAATTTCAAGACTTTCAGTTTTTCCTTCAATCATCTCTACAACCTTGCTCATTGTTGGACGATCACATGGTTTCAATTGTATACACCAAAGTGCAACTATGAACATTTTTCTTATGAGAATTTTATCCATTTCTGAAGCACCTTCCATGTCAATATCTTTGTCTTCTGTAAATTGATCATGGATCCAAAAGGGAAAATAATTTTGACTTGAATGTTCTGCATGAGGATCTGAATTTTTTCTCCTACTTGCCATTTCCATCAAAAGCATTCCAAAACTATAGACATCTGCTTTATGTGAAACTCCACCAACATTTTTGTAGAATAATTCTGGAGCCATGTAACCCAGTGTTCCTCTTATTGCAGTCAAAATAATGGATTTGTCTTTTGTAGGATACAATTTTGCAAGTCCAAAATCTGAAACCTTTGGAGTAAAGTTATCATCTAAAAGAATATTATGAGGCTTGATATCGAAATGTAAAATCTGCACATCACAGTCTCGATGTAAATATGCTATCCCATGAGAAATTCCAAGAGATATTTCATATATCTTCTCGTAACTCAAAGGAACAATTCCTTCTTTAGAGAAAAGAAATTTATCCAATGACCCATTAGGCATGTATTCATAGATTAGACCACGCTTTTTTCCTTCAACACAATATCCAATAAGACCTACTACATTCACATGATGTATTCTCCCAAGTGTAGCTACTTCATTAACAAAGTCTTGACCATTGTCTTTGGATATGCTCAACATCTTTACTGCTACATCTAACCCACTTTGAAGCTTTCCTTTGTAAACAGAACCAAAACCTCCTTCTCCTAATTTCACTTTGAAACCTTTAGTCATTTTCTTCACTTCTCTGTACTCATATCTAATGGGATTTATATTGTTGTCTAGCAAAAAATTTTCAATGTTTTCATACACTGAAAAATGTCTACGTCGCCATTTATGGATGAATATCCATAGAAAAAGTGAGAGTCCAAACAAATATCTAGTTGCAATTAATATTGGTAGAATATATTGACCTATCAATTCTCCCACATCATTTGATCCTTGGCCATTTGTTATTCTATTGAATAATCCTGTCAAGTTAACTTTCATCAAAATTTAAAGTGcgtgaaaataaaatgaatgaaaaagtctaataaataatttggttCATGGAAAAAACAACAATTGTAGAATTTAATAAAAGGAGAAATAGATGACCTTTATTACCTTTTATGATGCTTTTAACAAAAcctataaaaacaaaagattgCTTATATaagacaataaatataaaaaaaattgtactgaGATCGCGTAACGTgagaaaacaataatataatataagaataagataatgataaaagaagaaaaaacaaacataacGAAAATCAATAGTTTTTGGCTTCTTTGAATTTCTAAATAgaataagtttttgtttttattttataagattatttttttttctagtttatatatgattttagtcATAAATCTTAATAACAATACTTGAGAGAACTTATTTTTTCAGCTTAATCTACCTTataccaaattttaaatttatgttttgtttgaataCTTTACATTAGTTGGGGGGAGCTCAATAGATAAAATTATGAAGTTTTAGCTTTGGAAAAACTATAAAGTAAAGGAAGGTAGTAAATTGGAACTCAAGTTCCATGAAGTTCTCTATTACATTTATGTTAGGCGAGCGTACAATGTAACTagaaaaagttttagaaaaatatcatattttgaatattttttggAAGGGATTATGTGTTTTGTGAATGAATGATGTAAATGTAGTGGCACTTGGGAGGAGTACTACATTGAGTTTATATTAGGTGGTGTATGGAGAGAGATTTTGTATAAAGATTATATTGGCTTTGCTAGTATCAAACTTACATTAAGAAAGATATCTAGTTATGAGAGTCGAATGAAAGTGTAGAGCTTTGATAACGTTTGAATTTACCATTATTTGTATTgctattttgatactaaaataaccctttttgactttgaagcttacttaaactcttgttttaaTTGAATTGGTAAATAAGTGAAGAGAGgttatactttataaatttgatCACTAATTCCttcaattttgtaggttattggtatggTTGGAGGAGGAGCAAAaatatcaaggagttggaacccaggaTGGACAGCATAAGCATTGGGAAAGAAGGCTGAACGAAAGTTGATCTAGTATGCAATGGTATGTTCTAGTTTGGGGTGGATGTTTATGGTATGATGCATAAAATTTTGGGAGTCAAATGTAAAATGTGAAACTTTGAGTAGGAGAAATAGGAAGCTTTGAAAGTGTAGGGGAATTGTCATCTTAGACTGATTGACGCTGAGGGCCCTCTGTTGAGGTGCACTCAACGCCAACTGAGCATGTGGGAGGACTCATGAATGAAGTCGCGCTTAGCGCCCTCCTAAGGGGCGCTCAGCGCTAGCTGCTGACAGCACAGTTTTGGCCTTTTTAGGCTCAGCGTCATTAGGCCCAACCAACCCCCTTAACCCTAAAAGTCTCGTCCAAACCTTTACTTTTCACTGTCACACTTTCCAGCCACTCAAGCCCTAACCCTTAGAGTTCTTTCTCACTTTCCTCTTCCTTCCCACCATCAAAGATCATCCCTTTCACCTAGATTTGGTTCCATACTTCAAGATTAGGGTGGTTTCAAGTTGCTGCCATTGTTCTCTACCCATACTTCAAGATTAGGGTGGTTTCAAGATCTTTTGTGCATCTTTCAAGCTTTGCATCTCCACTCAAGTAGGcattttcattttgttcttAAAGCTTTTGATTtgttgatgatgtttgattatATGCATGATATAAATGTTGATATTGTTGTTTGCATGGATTGGGATGGAGTTTTGACtgatattttttagaaaagacaCTGCATTGAGTGGCGCTCAAGTCGGCTGGGTCTGTATGTGCTCTGATTTTGGGGATTCTGCTAGGTTATTTTGATGTGCAGGTGGCGCTGAGGGCCTCTCTAATTTGTGCTTTAATTTTCATAGGCTTATGCTTGATGTTCTCTGTGATGCATTTGGGAATATGAATTATGTTTTGGTATATGAGAGCGTATATGTGACCTTGGATGAGTAATGGGTATAATTTAAGTGTTATGTTGCTTACTCATTAGTATTTTGTGTTGTGTATAATTGTGGTGCAGATATGGCCTCATCCTCAAGCTCTAAATGTATAAAGACAGCTACTGCACAAACAGAGAAAGCGAAGAAGAGGAGAGAACAGACTTATTCCAACAAGTTCTTCTCCCATATACATGAAAGGCTTTTTGAAACGGTTCAAAATCGTAGGTTACTAATGGAGAGGAAGGTTGGGTTGATACCTCTCATGGCCCCACAGTTTGAGAGGGAGTTGGGAAGAAGGCAATGGGAGCAGTTGGCTTCTTAtgctgcacctgccaacatctCAGTAGTGAAAGatttttacaccaatgcaaggtcCTTTGGTGTTGATCGAGAGATGTATATGAGTTATGTTAGGTGTAAAAGGATCCCCTATGATGCTGACACCATCAACACTTTCCTGGGTACTGAGTGGACAGGAGAACAATGTTAGTTTGCTTCTTCAATTGATGAAGACATCAATTATGCTGAAGTGAAGAGGACTTTGTGCATTATAGGGGGTCATTTTCAGAGAAATAGGCAGAATGTGCCTATTCATATTAAGAGGTCATTCCTTACCCCCTTGGCTAAATACTGGATGGCATTCAcacatgccaacattcagccctGCTCTCATGTGTCGGATATCACCACACATAGAGTCGTCTTCATCTATTATGTCCTTAGAGGATTGAAAATTAATGTGGGGCAGGTAATAGCAAATGAAATCAAGCAGTGTGTCCATGCTCCAAGTAACAATTCTTCTTTAGGGCACTCATC
This window of the Vigna angularis cultivar LongXiaoDou No.4 chromosome 7, ASM1680809v1, whole genome shotgun sequence genome carries:
- the LOC108338467 gene encoding LEAF RUST 10 DISEASE-RESISTANCE LOCUS RECEPTOR-LIKE PROTEIN KINASE-like 2.1 isoform X2, encoding MSLLPSCFRCSQSVVVSVVIILVLFHQTCSAKHRRSCPSSSCGEILDIKYPFRLKGDPRGCGLPGYEFDCVNNRTLVTLFSGKYYVKEINYNMYEIRLSESGVVEETSCSFPRYFLSPQNFSGYGDHPWTFPNYWSHAYCSANVGFLNCSNRVSDDPRYVEVKACGSDSGGVIYAVLDLTAKDTKVGCRLKMSTLANCTDNKNNVSYADILKSMEEGIWLSWFRIVCRDHCGNGVSCFFNKTTKQIQCDTCQIYNHPTHNCGILSRIIGYPTGFVKSIIKGLFNRITNGQGSNDVGELIGQYILPILIATRYLFGLSLFLWIFIHKWRRRHFSVYENIENFLLDNNINPIRYEYREVKKMTKGFKVKLGEGGFGSVYKGKLQSGLDVAVKMLSISKDNGQDFVNEVATLGRIHHVNVVGLIGYCVEGKKRGLIYEYMPNGSLDKFLFSKEGIVPLSYEKIYEISLGISHGIAYLHRDCDVQILHFDIKPHNILLDDNFTPKVSDFGLAKLYPTKDKSIILTAIRGTLGYMAPELFYKNVGGVSHKADVYSFGMLLMEMASRRKNSDPHAEHSSQNYFPFWIHDQFTEDKDIDMEGASEMDKILIRKMFIVALWCIQLKPCDRPTMSKVVEMIEGKTESLEIPPKPSFYPHEMLEHGGTINSDEISWSDSTSYNMSVDKNMANHSYSE
- the LOC108338467 gene encoding LEAF RUST 10 DISEASE-RESISTANCE LOCUS RECEPTOR-LIKE PROTEIN KINASE-like 2.1 isoform X1, giving the protein MSLLPSCFRCSQSVVVSVVIILVLFHQTCSAKHRRSCPSSSCGEILDIKYPFRLKGDPRGCGLPGYEFDCVNNRTLVTLFSGKYYVKEINYNMYEIRLSESGVVEETSCSFPRYFLSPQNFSGYGDHPWTFPNYWSHAYCSANVGFLNCSNRVSDDPRYVEVKACGSDSGGVIYAVLDLTAKDTKVGCRLKMSTLANCTDNKNNVSYADILKSMEEGIWLSWFRIVCRDHCGNGVSCFFNKTTKQIQCDTCQIYNHPTHNCGILSRIIGYPTGFVKSIIKGNKGLFNRITNGQGSNDVGELIGQYILPILIATRYLFGLSLFLWIFIHKWRRRHFSVYENIENFLLDNNINPIRYEYREVKKMTKGFKVKLGEGGFGSVYKGKLQSGLDVAVKMLSISKDNGQDFVNEVATLGRIHHVNVVGLIGYCVEGKKRGLIYEYMPNGSLDKFLFSKEGIVPLSYEKIYEISLGISHGIAYLHRDCDVQILHFDIKPHNILLDDNFTPKVSDFGLAKLYPTKDKSIILTAIRGTLGYMAPELFYKNVGGVSHKADVYSFGMLLMEMASRRKNSDPHAEHSSQNYFPFWIHDQFTEDKDIDMEGASEMDKILIRKMFIVALWCIQLKPCDRPTMSKVVEMIEGKTESLEIPPKPSFYPHEMLEHGGTINSDEISWSDSTSYNMSVDKNMANHSYSE